In the Acanthopagrus latus isolate v.2019 chromosome 23, fAcaLat1.1, whole genome shotgun sequence genome, one interval contains:
- the scn4ab gene encoding sodium channel protein type 4 subunit alpha B codes for MAPPLPPVGTEVFRRFTPASLEEIQRRHEAEEKEQQRRKDKNIEIAEENLPKPASDLEAGKPLPFIYGDPPPELLNIPLEELDPFYQSHKTFIVLSKGNVIYRFNAEPACYLLTPFNPLRTVAIKILIHSLFSLFIMVTILTNCALMTISDPPPWSKTVEYVFTFIYTFEATIKVLSRGFCVGEFTFLKDPWNWLDFMVISMAYLTEFVDLGNVSVLRTFRVLRALKTITVIPGLKTIVGALIQSVKKLADVMILTVFCLSVFALIGLQLFMGNLRQKCVLIPPMLLSNHTSVTGYHGNNTYGNNTFGNKTGSSDLDYYEHINNPENYYYLPDQLDALLCGNSSDAGVCPEGYVCLKAGRNPNYGYTSYDSFGWAFLALFRLMTQDFWENLFQLTLRAAGKTYMIFFVVVIFLGSFYLINLILAVVAMAYAEQNEATMAEAKQKEEEYAQILETLKKREEEQAACRAALLEKQDPEVQRHEQEHTTMEDFEDEQRPCPPCWYAFANIFLKWDCCRCWRWLKQWLYTIVMDPFVDLGITICIVLNTVFMAMEHYPMTEEFEELLSVGNLVFTGIFTAEMVLKLLAMDPYFYFQVGWNIFDSIIVTMSLVELGLANVQGLSVLRSFRLMRVFKLAKSWPTLNMLIKIIGNSVGALGNLTLVLAIIVFIFAVVGMQLFGKNYKDCVCRIALDCELPRWHMQDFFHAFLIIFRILCGEWIETMWDCMEVSGQTMCLIIFMMVLVIGNLVVLNLFLALLLSSFSGDNLAAPEEEGENNLQIAINRINRAVAWIKTWILDHIWTLLGKNNHVNPEQTVVDGEENDGTVKEVLLLTSVTSVTSDQSVSEPLSCNHDNLITSNYHNIASLRVPIAEAESDFETPDNDDDDDDDDDDELDEKDDDEEEEEKQSRGDESSTCSTVQKPPEVQEDEEHEDRDANTPENCWSDKCYQRCPCLDIDTSQGRGKVWSNFRRTCFSIVEHNYFETFIIFMILLSSGALAFEDIYLEQRRAIKTILEYADQVFTYVFVVEMALKWVAYGFKTYFSNAWCWLDFLIVDVSLVSLTANILGYSELGAIKSLRTLRALRPLRALSRFEGMRVVVNALVGAIPSIFNVLLVCLIFWLIFSIMGVNLFAGKFYHCFNETSEEMFDAADVNNKTECLALIESDFTEVRWKNIKVNYDNVGMGYLSLLQVATFKGWMAIMYAAVDSREVESQPMYEANLYMYLYFVIFIIFGSFFTLNLFIGVIIDNFNQQKSKMGGTDIFMTEEQKKYYNAMKKLGSKKPQKPVPRPENKFQGLVFDLVTQQFFDIFIMVLICLNMVTMMVETDEQSAEKEMILYWVNLCFIVVFTTECSLKVIALRQHYFAVGWNIFDFVVVILSIVGLLLADIIEKYFVSPTLFRVIRLARIGRVLRLIRGAKGIRTLLFALMMSLPALFNIGLLLFLIMFIFSIFGMSNFAYVKKEAMIDDMFNFETFGNSMICLFMITTSAGWDGLLNPIMNTPPDCEPDVENPGTMVRGNCGSPGIGIVFFTTYIIMSFLVVVNMYIAIILENFNVATEESADPLCEDDFEMFYETWEKFDPDASQFIQYSKLSDFCDTLKDPLRISKPNTIKLIQMDLPLVPGDKIHCLDILLALTAQVLGDSGEMDALKASMEEKFMANNPSKVSYEPISSTLRRKQEEVAATVIQRAYRKHLLQRTVKLASYKYREKMDGRRDKEPPPETEGLLCKRISQLYGHDGDTDQPVSGVSGEDGPARVELQTEFLLHAAPPFNTCDFLRDENLRESIV; via the exons ATGGCGCCTCCGCTGCCCCCTGTTGGTACAGAGGTGTTCAGACGCTTCACGCCGGCCTCGCTGGAGGAGATCCAACGTCGTCACGAGGCcgaggagaaggagcagcagaggaggaaagataAGAACATCGAG ATAGCAGAGGAGAATCTTCCTAAACCAGCTAGTGACCTGGAGGCCGGGAAGCCCCTCCCATTCATCTATGGAGACCCGCCCCCTGAGCTTCTCAACATCCCATTGGAGGAGCTGGATCCCTTCTACCAATCACATAAG accTTCATCGTGCTCAGTAAAGGAAACGTCATCTACAGGTTTAATGCTGAGCCGGCTTGTTACCTGCTGACGCCATTCAACCCACTGAGGACCGTCGCCATCAAGATCCTCATTCACTC tttattcagtttgttcatcaTGGTAACGATTCTGACCAACTGTGCCCTCATGACGATAAGTGATCCTCCACCGTGGAGCAAGACTGTGGA ATACGTGTTTACTTTTATCTACACGTTCGAGGCGACCATCAAGGTTCTGTCCAGAGGATTCTGTGTCGGAGAGTTCACCTTCCTCAAAGACCCGTGGAACTGGCTCGACTTCATGGTCATCAGCATGGC ATACTTGACAGAGTTCGTAGATTTGGggaatgtttctgtgttgaggACGTTCAGAGTTCTTCGAGCTCTTAAGACCATCACAGTCATTcctg GTCTGAAGACGATTGTCGGAGCCCTCATCCAATCAGTGAAGAAGCTTGCTGATGTCATGATCCTGACAGTGTTTTGCCTCAGTGTCTtcgctctgattggtctgcagCTCTTCATGGGTAACCTGCGGCAAAAATGTGTCCTGATACCGCCGATGTTGCTTAGCAATCACACATCCGTCactggttaccatggcaacaacacCTATGGCAACAACACCTTTGgcaataaaacaggaagcagtgaCCTTGATTACTACGAGCACATCAACAACCCAG AAAACTACTACTACCTGCCTGATCAGCTCGATGCTCTGCTGTGTGGGAACAGCTCTGATGCCGG GGTTTGTCCAGAAGGTTACGTCTGTCTGAAGGCCGGAAGAAACCCAAACTATGGCTACACCAGCTACGACTCATTTGGTTGGGCGTTCCTGGCGCTGTTCAGACTGATGACTCAGGACTTCTGGGAAAACCTCTTTCAGCTG acacTGCGAGCTGCAGGTAAGACCTACATGATCTTCTTCGTGGTCGTCATCTTCCTTGGCTCATTCTACCTCATCAACCTCATCCTGGCCGTGGTTGCCATGGCGTACGCTGAGCAGAATGAGGCCACCATGGCTGAGGCcaaacagaaggaggaggagtacgCTCAGATCCTGGAGAcactgaagaagagagaggaggag CAGGCAGCCTGCAGGGCGGCGCTCTTAGAGAAACAAGATCCAGAAGTACAGCGCCATGAGCAAGAACACACCACCATGgaag actttGAGGATGAACAGAGGCCGTGTCCGCCATGTTGGTACGCCTTTGCCAACATCTTCCTGAAGTGGGACTGTTGTCGCTGTTGGCGATGGCTCAAACAGTGGCTCTACACCATCGTCATGGACCCATTTGTCGACCTCGGCATCACCATCTGCATTGTCCTCAACACCGTCTTCATGGCCATGGAGCATTATCCAATGACGGAGGAGTTTGAGGAACTTCTTAGTGTCGGAAATCTG GTCTTCACAGGGATCTTCACAGCTGAGATGGTCCTCAAACTTCTGGCCATGGACCCATATTTCTACTTTCAG GTGGGCTGGAACATCTTTGATAGCATCATCGTCACCATGAGTCTGGTGGAGCTGGGATTGGCTAACGTTCAAGGCCTGTCCGTGCTGCGTTCCTTCCGATTG ATGAGGGTGTTTAAGCTGGCCAAATCATGGCCGACCCTCAACATGTTGATAAAGATCATCGGGAACTCTGTGGGTGCTCTGGGGAACCTGACTCTGGTTCTCGCCATCATCGTCTTTATCTTTGCTGTCGTCGGCATGCAGCTGTTTGGAAAGAACTACAAAGACTGCGTCTGCCGCATCGCGCTCGACTGCGAGCTTCCACGTTGGCACATGCAAGACTTCTTCCATGCtttcctcatcatcttcagGATCCTGTGTGGAGAGTGGATCGAGACCATGTGGGACTGCATGGAGGTCTCAGGACAGACCATGTGTCTTATCATCTTCATGATGGTTCTCGTCATTGGTAACCTGGTG GTCCTGAATCTGTTCCTGGCCTTGTTGCTGAGCTCGTTCAGTGGTGACAATCTTGCAGCtccagaagaagaaggggaaaacaACTTGCAGATCGCCATAAACCGGATCAACAGGGCTGTGGCCTGGATTAAGACCTGGATCCTGGACCATATCTGGACTTTACTGGGAAAAAATAACCATGTCAACCCAGAACAGACCG TGGTTGATGGAGAAGAAAACGACGGGACGGTTAAAGAGGTTTTGCTGTTGACCTCTGTGACCTCTGTGACCTCAGACCAGTCAGTGTCTGAGCCCCTCAGCTGTAACCATGACAACCTGATTACCAGCAACTACCACAACATCGCCTCCCTGAGGGTCCCCATCGCAGAGGCCGAGTCAGACTTTGAGACACctgacaatgatgatgatgatgatgatgatgatgatgatgaactggATGAAAAGGATgacgatgaagaggaggaagagaaacaatccaga GGGGACGAGTCGTCGACCTGCAGCACCGTGCAGAAACCTCCCGAAGTTCAGGAGGACGAAGAACATGAAGATCGCGatgcaaacacacctgaaaactGCTGGAGTGACA aATGTTACCAGCGCTGTCCATGCCTGGACATAGACACGTCCCAGGGCCGAGGGAAGGTCTGGTCTAACTTCAGGAGAACCTGTTTCTCCATTGTAGAACACAACTACTTTGAGaccttcatcattttcatgatcCTGCTGAGCAGTGGAGCTCTG GCGTTTGAGGACATCTACCTAGAGCAGCGTCGGGCCATAAAGACGATTCTGGAGTATGCAGACCAGGTGTTCACCTACGTGTTTGTGGTGGAGATGGCTCTCAAGTGGGTGGCTTATGGATTCAAGACGTACTTCAGCAACGCCTGGTGCTGGCTCGACTTCCTCATTGTAGAT GTGTCTCTGGTGTCTCTGACAGCAAACATCCTGGGATACTCTGAGCTGGGAGCTATCAAGTCTCTCAGGACTCTGAGAGCTCTGAGGCCCCTGAGGGCCCTGTCTCGCTTCGAGGGCATGAGG gTGGTGGTAAATGCCCTGGTCGGAGCGATCCCCTCCATCTTTAAtgtgctgcttgtgtgtctgaTCTTCTGGCTGATCTTCAGCATCATGGGGGTGAATCTGTTCGCAGGAAAGTTTTATCACTGTTTCAATGAGACGTCTGAGGAGATGTTTGATGCTGCAGATGTCAACAACAAGACTGAATGTTTGGCTCTGATCGAGTCAGACTTCACTGAGGTCCGCTGGAAAAACATTAAAGTCAACTATGACAACGTCGGGATGGGCTACCTGTCACTGCTGCAAGTG GCCACATTTAAAGGGTGGATGGCTATCATGTATGCAGCGGTGGACTCCAGAGAG gtggagTCCCAGCCGATGTACGAAGCCAATCTGTACATGTACCTTTACtttgtcatcttcatcatcttcggCTCCTTCTTCACTCTAAACCTCTTCATCGGAGTCATCATAGACAACTTCAACCAGCAGAAATCAAAG atgGGAGGAACAGATATTTTCATGACGGAGGAGCAGAAGAAATATTATAATGCCATGAAGAAACTGGGCTCCAAGAAACCTCAGAAACCTGTTCCACGACCTGAG AACAAGTTCCAGGGTCTGGTCTTTGACCTGGTCACCCAGCAGTTCTTCGATATCTTCATCATGGTGCTGATTTGCCTCAACATGGTCACCATGATGGTGGAGACAGACGAGCAGAgtgcagagaaagaaatgatCCTGTACTGGGTCAACCTCTGCTTCATCGTCGTCTTCACCACAGAGTGCTCTCTGAAGGTCATCGCACTGCGGCAGCATTATTTTGCTGTTGGCTGGAACATTTTTGACTTTGTGGTCGTCATTCTGTCCATCGTAG GCCTCCTCCTCGCTGACATCATAGAGAAGTATTTTGTCTCACCCACACTCTTCCGTGTGATCCGATTGGCTCGTATTGGCAGAGTACTCCGCCTCATTCGTGGAGCCAAAGGTATCCGGACGCTGCTTTTtgccctgatgatgtcacttcctgccctCTTTAACATCggcctgctcctcttcctcatcatgTTCATCTTCTCCATATTCGGCATGTCGAATTTTGCCTATGTGAAGAAGGAGGCCATGATCGATGACATGTTTAACTTCGAGACATTCGGGAATAGCATGATCTGTCTGTTTATGATCACTACGTCAGCTGGCTGGGATGGGCTGCTGAATCCCATCATGAACACACCGCCAGACTGCGAACCCGACGTGGAGAACCCAGGGACGATGGTCAGAGGGAACTGCGGCAGCCCAGGGATCGGCATCGTCTTCTTCACCACCTACATCATCATGTCCTTCCTGGTGGTGGTCAACATGTATATCGCCATCATCCTGGAGAACTTCAATGTGGCCACGGAGGAGAGCGCCGACCCGCTGTGTGAGGACGACTTTGAGATGTTTTATGAAACCTGGGAGAAGTTCGACCCCGACGCATCACAGTTTATACAGTACAG TAAACTGTCAGATTTCTGCGACACTCTGAAGGATCCTCTGAGGATCTCCAAACCAAACACCATCAAACTGATCCAAATGGATCTGCCTCTGGTCCCTGGAGACAAGATCCACTGTCTGGACATTCTGCTGGCCCTCACTGCACAG GTGTTGGGTGATTCAGGAGAGATGGACGCTCTCAAAGCCAGCATGGAGGAGAAGTTCATGGCCAACAACCCATCAAAG GTGTCGTATGAACCAATCAGCAGCACCCTGcggagaaaacaggaagaggtggCGGCGACAGTGATCCAGAGAGCGTACAGGAAGCACCTCCTGCAGCGGACAGTCAAACTGGCGTCTTACAAGTATCGAGAGAAGATGGACGGGCGGCGAGACAAGGAACCACCGCCAGAGACAGAAGGACTGCTCTGTAAACGGATTAGTCAGCTGTACGGACACGACGGAGACACAGACCAACCTGTATCAGGTGTCTCAGGTGAGGATGGCCCTGCCCGGGTGGAGCTACAGACTGAGTTTCTCCTCCATGCTGCTCCACCCTTCAACACCTGCGACTTCCTGCGAGATGAGAACCTGAGGGAGTCTATCGTGTGA
- the gh1 gene encoding somatotropin isoform X1 — MDRVVLMLSVLSLGVSSQPITDGQRLFSIAVSRVQHLHLLAQRLFSDFESSLQTEEQRQLNKIFLQDFCNSDYIISPIDKHETQRSSVLKLLSISYRLVESWEFPSRSLAGGSAPRNQISPKLSELKTGIHLLIRANEDGAELFPDSSALQLAPYGDYYQSPGTDESLRRTYELLACFKKDMHKVETYLTVAKCRLSPEANCTL, encoded by the exons ATGGACAGAG tggtGCTCATGCTGTCGGTGCTGTCTCTGGGCGTCTCCTCTCAGCCGATCACAGACGGCCAGCGTCTGTTCTCCATCGCTGTCAGCAGAGTtcaacacctccacctgctcGCTCAGAGACTCTTCTCTGACTTT gagaGCTCTCTGCAGACTGAGGAGCAACGACAGCTCAACAAAATCTTCCTGCAGGATTTCTGTAACTCTGATTACATCATCAGCCCCATCGACAAGCACGAGACACAGCGCAGCTCA gtgttgaagctgctgtctaTCTCCTATCGATTGGTCGAGTCTTGGGAGTTCCCCAGTCGTTCTCTGGCTGGCGGTTCTGCTCCAAGGAACCAGATTTCACCCAAACTGTCTGAGCTGAAGACAGGCATCCATCTCCTGATCAgg GCCAATGAGGATGGAGCAGAGCTCTTCCCTGATAGCTCCGCCCTCCAGCTGGCTCCTTATGGAGACTACTACCAAAGTCCGGGCACCGACGAGTCGCTGAGACGAACCTACGAACTACTTGCCTGTTTCAAAAAAGACATGCACAag GTGGAGACCTACCTGACAGTGGCAAAATGTAGACTCTCTCCAGAGGCCAACTGCACCCTGTAG
- the gh1 gene encoding somatotropin isoform X2, translated as MVVVLMLSVLSLGVSSQPITDGQRLFSIAVSRVQHLHLLAQRLFSDFESSLQTEEQRQLNKIFLQDFCNSDYIISPIDKHETQRSSVLKLLSISYRLVESWEFPSRSLAGGSAPRNQISPKLSELKTGIHLLIRANEDGAELFPDSSALQLAPYGDYYQSPGTDESLRRTYELLACFKKDMHKVETYLTVAKCRLSPEANCTL; from the exons ATGGTCG tggtGCTCATGCTGTCGGTGCTGTCTCTGGGCGTCTCCTCTCAGCCGATCACAGACGGCCAGCGTCTGTTCTCCATCGCTGTCAGCAGAGTtcaacacctccacctgctcGCTCAGAGACTCTTCTCTGACTTT gagaGCTCTCTGCAGACTGAGGAGCAACGACAGCTCAACAAAATCTTCCTGCAGGATTTCTGTAACTCTGATTACATCATCAGCCCCATCGACAAGCACGAGACACAGCGCAGCTCA gtgttgaagctgctgtctaTCTCCTATCGATTGGTCGAGTCTTGGGAGTTCCCCAGTCGTTCTCTGGCTGGCGGTTCTGCTCCAAGGAACCAGATTTCACCCAAACTGTCTGAGCTGAAGACAGGCATCCATCTCCTGATCAgg GCCAATGAGGATGGAGCAGAGCTCTTCCCTGATAGCTCCGCCCTCCAGCTGGCTCCTTATGGAGACTACTACCAAAGTCCGGGCACCGACGAGTCGCTGAGACGAACCTACGAACTACTTGCCTGTTTCAAAAAAGACATGCACAag GTGGAGACCTACCTGACAGTGGCAAAATGTAGACTCTCTCCAGAGGCCAACTGCACCCTGTAG